From one Coffea eugenioides isolate CCC68of chromosome 11, Ceug_1.0, whole genome shotgun sequence genomic stretch:
- the LOC113753132 gene encoding lysine histidine transporter-like 6, protein MVSASPPPPPAPKEIPDDRWEEDGPPREAKWWYSTFHTVTAMVGAGVLGLPYAMAYLGWGPGTVVMIFSWCITLNTMWQMIQLHECVPGVRFDRYYDLGRHAFGPKFGPWIVLPQQLIVEVGCDIVYMVTGGNCLKKFVEITCTNCTRLKESYWICIFGALHFFLSQLPNFNSVSGVSLAAAIMSLSYSTIAWVACLSRGRVPNVNYGYKKASAADSMFRVFNALGQITFAYAGHAVVLEIQATIPSTPEKPSKVPMWKGALGAYFINGICYFPVAFIGYWAFGQDVADNVLVGLQRPSWLIAAANMMVVVHVIGSYQVYAMPVFDLIERSIVKRSRIPPGMILRLIVRSTYVAFTLFVGVTFPFFGDLLGFFGGFGFAPTSYFLPSIIWLKLMKPRRFSVSWFINWSCIFIGMFIMIASTVGGLRNIVADSSTYKFYT, encoded by the exons ATGGTTTCAGCTTCTCCTCCACCTCCTCCAGCTCCAAAG GAAATTCCAGATGATAGGTGGGAAGAAGATGGACCCCCAAGAGAAGCCAAATGGTGGTACTCAACCTTCCACACTGTCACAGCCATGGTTGGTGCTGGTGTCCTCGGCCTCCCTTATGCCATGGCTTACTTAGGCTG GGGACCAGGGACAGTGGTGATGATATTTTCATGGTGCATCACCTTAAATACAATGTGGCAGATGATTCAGTTGCATGAATGTGTACCCGGAGTTCGATTTGATCGGTACTATGATCTTGGAAGACATGCTTTTGGACCAAAATTTGGGCCATGGATTGTGCTCCCTCAGCAGCTGATTGTTGAGGTTGGCTGTGACATTGTTTATATGGTTACCGGAGGAAATTGTCTTAAGAAATTTGTGGAGATAACTTGTACAAATTGCACCAGACTCAAGGAATCATACTGGATTTGCATCTTTGGAGCCCTCCATTTCTTCCTCTCTCAATTACCTAACTTCAATTCTGTGTCTGGTGTTTCTTTGGCAGCTGCAATCATGTCTTTGAG CTATTCAACTATAGCCTGGGTGGCTTGCTTGAGTCGAGGTAGGGTTCCAAATGTGAACTATGGATACAAGAAAGCCAGTGCAGCTGATTCAATGTTCCGCGTCTTCAATGCATTGGGCCAGATAACATTTGCCTATGCTGGTCATGCTGTGGTCCTTGAGATTCAGGCCACCATTCCTTCCACACCTGAGAAGCCCTCAAAAGTTCCCATGTGGAAAGGTGCCTTGGGGGCCTATTTCATCAATGGAATTTGCTATTTTCCAGTTGCTTTCATCGGATACTGGGCATTCGGCCAAGACGTTGCTGACAATGTGTTAGTTGGACTTCAGAGACCTTCATGGCTTATTGCTGCTGCTAACATGATGGTGGTTGTCCATGTCATAGGCAGCTATCAG GTTTACGCAATGCCAGTGTTTGATTTAATTGAGCGATCAATCGTCAAAAGATCCAGGATCCCACCTGGAATGATTCTAAGACTCATCGTCCGTTCTACCTATGTTG CTTTCACTTTATTCGTTGGCGTCACTTTCCCTTTCTTTGGGGATCTTCTTGGTTTCTTTGGTGGATTTGGTTTTGCTCCCACTTCTTATTTT CTTCCAAGCATAATCTGGTTAAAACTCATGAAACCAAGAAGATTTAGCGTCTCATGGTTTATCAATTGG TCATGCATTTTCATCGGAATGTTTATCATGATTGCTTCAACTGTTGGTGGGCTGCGGAATATTGTTGCTGATTCCTCCACTTACAAGTTCTACACCTGA